The Gardnerella leopoldii genomic interval CGGAACCCCGAAACCTGCAACGTGACCAATATGACGAGGGCCGTTAGCATACGGCCAAGCAACATTCACCAAAATATGACTCATAGACAATTATTATCTTGTTCAACGCGGACAGTACATAAGAACATTGCAAAAAGAATCCCAAAATATACGAGAAAACACGCTGAATAACAAGCCTCACACGAGTTCATCCACATATCCACAAGTTATAAAACCAGCCTGGAATTGAAGCAAATATAAACATAATCTCAACTTATGCATTACGAAACTTATTCACTACAAAGCATGAATTACAAAATATGCGTTAGAAAAACAACAATATGTGCGATACACATTGTAAATAGTCGCGCTAAAAAATAAATATGCAAAAAGAAAGGATTGAGGAAAATTGAAAAAACAACAAAACATACGCGATTTATTGGATATTTGCGAAGAAACACAAACACAATTCCCGGAATTACTTGACGACAACCATTTACCAGGCCCAATGTGCATGAAAAAACTTTCTCAAATTGGCGTATTCAATAGGCTTGATTTAAATGCAGGATATTCAAATAAAGCAGCTATTTCCACTCAAGGAAGAAGTAATATTGTGAGCAATCTTATACCTACAGAAAGCATAGCCTGCTTATTTACTGCAGCATGGGTTTGGATAGGAGGCAATTTTCCTGAAAATATAGATGTTATTGATTATGGGCATAGAAGAAAAAAGCCGCACGGCCATGCAATCCGAGCATTTCGAAGACACTTAAACAATGAAGAATACGTAATACTTGGAAAAATTAGAATAACAACGCCAGAACGAACAATTTGCGATTTAGCGTACACTCCAAGCGAAAACGAAGAGTACGAACCTTATAGAAAAGATATTGCTCACTTATTGATATCTAAATACAGCATTGACTTGCGAAAATGCAAACGTACTATTGACGGAAACCCATATTTCCCAGGCTCAATACATGCAAGAAATTGGATACGAAACATTGCGAAAGAAGCAAACAAACCATGGAAATAAAGAACTCTTATGCAACTAAAACAAGCAGCCCTCCAAAACCACCTATAATACTCACGCCATATGTTGCTATCGACCCTGCAACAAAAACGGAAGTGCTATGGTATATCGCGCAAAAAATACCAGAACTTCGCAAATGGATTATTGCAAACCCTTCGGCAGACGCACAAATCTTAGAATATATTTCTCAACAAGGCGGTCCTGACGTTCGTTACAGTTTTGAAGTGCTATTTTCTGCGTATGACAGCAATGAATAGAAAGCAAAAAAAAAATAGTAGCAAAAGCAGAAATCTTATTTTTGATCAGGTTTATGCTCAAGACAAGACGCGTAAACTTGCTTACGATTAGCAAAAGATCCGTCAGCAAACGGATGCTCTTTTACTACTTTCGTAATGGCTTCTTTTATGCGCAAGCCTTCGGAATCTGCACATTCAAGCGAAAGCTTTGCAAGAGCATCAATGCTTAAATCTGTGCTTTCAGACTGTACTTCTTCGTCACTTGCACCACCGATAACTAAAACTATTTCGCCTCGAGGAGGATCCGCTAAAACACCATCGTGAATACTTTGCACAGTTCCACGACGAATTTCCTCAAAATCTTTTGTAAGTTCACGGCATAACGCCATTGGACGATTAGAGCCAAGTACTGCCAATATGTCTTCCATTGCTTCTGCAATACGATGTGGAGCCTCATAAAATACTATTGTTCGTCGCTCGGCTTTAAGCGAGCGCAAATGCTGTTGACGCTCACCAGATTTACGAGGCAAAAAGCCTTCATAACAGAAGCGATCAGTTGGCAATCCAGAAAGAGCAAGCGCATCTAAAACTGCACTAGGACCAGGCGCGCAAGTAACAGGCAAATCGCGCTCTATTGCACGTCGAACAACAGCAAGACCCGGGTCGTTAATGGTAGGCATACCTGCGTCTGAAACAACAAGAACAGTGCTGCCCTGCTCAACTTTGTCTAGCAAGCCATCTGCCTTGTTGCGCTCATTATGATCGTGATATGCGATTACGCTACCAGAAACATGTACGCCAAGGCGATTCGCTAAATCATAAAGCCTACGCGTGTCTTCAGCAGCAACAATATCAGCAGTTTCAAGAAGATTAATTAATCGTGCAGAAGCGTCTGCCATATTCCCAATAGGCGTAGCAGCTAAAACAACCTTACCTAAATTATCTTCTTCGTCACACATCTTGAATCTCCTTATAAAACTTCTTAAAACTCTACACGAATTTATAAAAGAACGCACTTACAAAGCGAGGTATTTGATTAGAATTATGCTTAGTGTAATTGCAATATAAACGAAACGAAAAGAGACACTATGAAGATTATAAATCAGAAAATAAAAAGTATAGATGGAAGCAATGCGCAGCTTATTGGATATGTTTTAGACGATAATTTAGATAGCGAAGGTTTGCAAAACCGTCCTGCAATTTTAATCTTGCCAGGCGGAGGTTTCTTGCGCGTCTCGAATCGTGAAGCAGAGCCTGTTGCCATGAAGTTTGCTGCAGAAGGATTCCACACTTTTGTGTTGCGATACTCGCTTACTCCAAGCACATACCCAACTCAGCTTTTAGAAGCCGCAGAAGCGATGAGCTTAATCCGCAAAAACGCAAAAGAATGGCACGTAGATGCGCAAAAAGTTGCAATTATTGGATTCTCCGCTGGAGGGCATGTGGCTGCAAACCTTGCAACTAGTGTTAGCGACGAAGTTGAGGAAGCAAACGGGTATGCTGCTGATGACGTGCGTCCAAATGCACTTATGCTCGCATATCCTGTTATTTCTGCTGGAAAATATGCGCATAAGCCAACTTTCGATCGTCTATTTGGAGAAGTTAGCGACGAAAAGCGAACTGAACTCGTCAATAAACTTTCGCTGGAAAATCACGTGGATCGCAAAACTCCACCTGTATTTGTATGGCAAACTGTTACTGATCAAACAGTTCCAGTAGAAAATTCAATAATGTTTGTGAACGCTTGCGTTGAAGCTGGAGTAAGTGTTGAAGCTCACCTGTTCCCTAAAGGACCGCACGGCTTAGCTTTGGCAGTTAAAGAAACAGCAAAACGCGATGAAAACGGAAATGTGCTTACTGAATTTATTCAGCCAGAAGTTCAGCAGTGGGTTAAGCTTGCTTGCGATTGGTTGCATCGCACTTTTGCGTAATTTAACTTCAACACTCCCGCGTTTGTTCCCTTTTCGACCCATTTGGTAAACAAAACGCGGAAACAAAAAGCGGAAACAACAGACGAAACACAAGGCAAAAACAAAAACGTCGTCTACACGCCATAAGGGGCATGTTGACGACGTTTTGTTACTTGCTATCAATAAGTAATTTTAAGTAATCTCAATATTTAAGAGAAAATTACACTATTAATATTTCACACGATTTTTGGCATTGGAGTTGTTAGTGAAGATGTGAGATTTACCTGCACAACTCCAGCTCCAGCGTGAACTTCCACTTTCTTCAATGTCACAGTGCGCTCTTCAGCAGGCTTATGATCGTCGTCAGTCATAGTTGCAGGAGATTTAACAGCAACTAGTGCAAGACTGTTAAAATCAACGCCAGCATTCGCGCACAAATCCTCAGCTGCAGATAATGAATCTTCAAAACCAGCTTTTTCAATCACACGTTCAGTTGGAACACCGTAAGCTTCTGCACACAGCAAGTTAACGCGATCCAAAAGCGCTTGACCTCTGCGACTTTCTGGAACTTTCGTTTCAACATCATCAGTTATTGCAGACACAAAATCGTCCAGCTGATTTGCCAAACCATCGCCACCATCGCGGAATAAATTGCCAACAATAGGCTTTCTGAATCCTAAAGACTTGGCTTGTTCCAACAATTCAGGCACTTGATCATCCTCGCCTTCCCACAAATTAATCAACGGGAACGTAGGGATATTAAGAGATTCCAAACGAGAAACATGGAATGGGTAACGCCAAGCCAAAGTTTCGTCATCTCGCCAAGTAGTTGCGCGAGTAACTACAACTGCAGCAGCAGGCCACTTTGCACCAAACTCGCGAGCAGCAATATCTAACCACTTTTGAGCACCAGCATCCGTGCCATAACCTGCTTCCACCACTACAACATCATGCTCAGCGCAAGCCATTTCAACGCTTACAAGGCTTGGAATACCAAGCGAAACGTTCGCAAACGGGCCGCAATGGACGTAGATTGGAGAACCATTAATCGTCTCAGTTTTAGCAGGCTTTACAGCGTCGGCAAGAATATTGGTGATTCGCCACAAATCCACAAACTCACCAAACTTAACAGGCTTACCGTCTTTTGTGCCAGCAATCATTGAAGAAACACGATGAGAAATCTCGTCCATACTGCGCGACAACACTACGATTTGCATAAGCTCGCAAGTTGGCGTCAAAACAACGCGCTCAGGAACAGTCCCCTTGCCAAAATCAACAGCAATGCTTCGCAAAGATCGCGAAGGAACTTCACTAACTCGAGGAACTAAAATAGTATCAAGAACACCCTCGTCGACTGCTTTTTCCGCAAACGACACAAGCAAATTCTGCGCGCAAGCAATAGCAGCCATTTCACCACACAGGCCCCAGTCAATCAACTCAGGGTGAGAAAGCGAAGACTTACCGCCACCACTTGCACCACCTTTAGAACCAGCAGCCGTAATGCCCATGCTTGGCTGACGAAGAACTGCAGCTGCGTCCACACCGCGCTCACGCAATGCATCAACTAACGCAATAGTTGTAGTTGTTTTACCTTCTCCACGAGAAGCTTTTAAAGGAGTATCAGCAGTAACAAGCAGAACCTTACCGCGCTTCCTAGACTCCTCTGGATGTTGCTTTAAATAATCCAAGTACCCAAAGGCATCAATTTTTTTAACCAAACCGAATGTTGTAGTGTATGAATCAAGAATGCTCATGTACCCCTCTTTCATAGGCATATTGGCACAACTATGCATGCGGATAATGTTAATTACATGATTCATACTATACGATTGTTTGTTCGTAGCATAGCCACCACACGCAATATCTATACGCGTTATTATCAACGTCTATAGCAAAATAACAAAAGATAACAAAAATGCCTTCCGTGTGAAATAAAAAGTTCATTTCTTAGGAAGGCATTTAATTTTTAATAAAATTTAAATTTAGTGATCAGAACGATTAAAACCATTCTTCATACGCATGCTAGTGATGTACAGCACCGTGTCAAGCAAAGAATCGGTTTCTTTCTTCAGCTTTGCTGCCATATCGTCATTTGCTTCAGCCAAAGCCTCGCGCACTTTGTCGTTGCGAAGCTCGGCAATAATAGCTTCAGGATCGCGAACTAAATCATCGTAATCTTCGCCTTCATCACCTTCACGTTCTGGCTCGTAATCAGCCAAATCAACGCCAAGAAGATCTGCCACGGCAGCATCCGTAGACTTGACCATTGCGTGACCAAGGGAACCGACAACTTCTTGGTAGCGCTCAATCGCGTTTGCAGTGTCGTTAAATGCGGCATCCGCAAGAGCAGCAATAATGCGATTCTCCCAATAGAAGTTTTCGCTTGTTACGCGAGTAGTCGTATCTTCCAAATACTTTGGAGTGCGATTTACGTTTGGATAGAACGGAATCAAAGAATTGAAAGGATTAGAACCGTAAGTAATCCACTGAATTGCACGCATTGCTTCCGGCATGTAAGGGCGGATTTGCATTACAGCAAGCTCGCTTTGGCGATTAATTCCGATTGGACGCAACATATGACGAGTATGCTCATCTCCAAGATTGCCGTAAGGATCATACTCAGTGCCCTGATAGTGAGAGCTTAAAACGTACTTAATATCCTCAACCGTCACTTTACGCTCAGGCTGGCGAGCCCAAGGAATATCGTTGCTGTCCGGACGATGATCAGCGTCTTTACCATCCCACACTTCGTCATACGGATTCAAGAAGCGCTCCATGAACCATGCGCGAGGAGTGTTGTACACGTGGTCAGCATCCGAATGAGAGCCAAAAGCATCACGAGGGTTAAACGGAGAAGCGTTTTCCACCGACAAATCCAAGTGATTTTCTTCAATAAACTCAAGCAAATCAGCCGAGCACATATGCTCTTCTTGAAGATCAAAAGCATCATCTAAATCAAACTCGTCAATTCCGAGCTGGTTTGGCATAACAACATAAGCTTCATCCGGCACACGCTTAGCAATCCAATGATGACCACCGACAGTTTCAAACCACCAAATCTCGTTCACATCCGAAAATGCAACGCCATTCATCTCATAAGTGCCGTACTTTTCAAGCAATGCACCCAAACGCTCAACGCCTTCGCGAGCGCTACGAATATAAGGCAAAACAAGCGTTAAGAAATCTTCTTCGCCAATTCCACCCGGCACTTCCGGCTTGTAGTCAGCATCTCCAACTTTGCCTTGTTCTTTTTGAAGTTCAACCATTGGATCTGCGCCTAACACGCGCTCGTTGGACGTAAGCGTTTCAGTTGCGCTCATTGCAACATTTGCTTCGTTAACGCCAGCTTCTCCCCAAATTCCTTCGCGCAAGTCTGCATTTGGCACGCTTGTGTATTGCATTGGATTATCCGGCAACTCGACTGTTACGTGGCTAAGAACAGACTTATAAACGCGAGGTTGATCTTCCGGCTTTACTACCACTAAACGCTTCGGATTAAACTCGCCATTTGCTGAGTCTTCGTTACGCGCAATAAGCGTGGATCCGTCGTAACTTGCTTTTCTACCAACAAGAATTGTTGTGCATGCCATATTTGCATCCTCTGTTTTTAGATTTTATATTTTATTTTTAGATTTGTTACTGTTTGATTCTAACGCTTAGGCGTTAACTGCTAACCTAATTGGTTGCTCTCGTGCTCGCGTTTAGGCTTTACCAGTAAGGAACATTCCACCAGCATCTACACCTGAAGTTACATTTCTTACTTCGCGTAACAATTCATTCATGTAGAATCCCGGCTTAAGATTTGGCAAAGGCTTTTCTGTGCCAAAAACTTCAAACATGTATTCGTGATCTTTATCAGGAGGCTGAGGGCCGTTGTATCGCATAGTAATTGCTGAATCATTGCAACCAATAAATCTGCTTGCCTGCGAGTTGCGTCCTTGAAGAGCTTCCGGAATCATAGAAGTCATTGTACGAGAAAAATCTTCCGGTATTTGTAAAGCGTGAGAATCATTAAAATCAAACATTAACGCTTCAACAGGCACGTTCGCGGCAGTCCAGTGAATCCATTCAAAACCGCATACCGGTATTGCATCGTCGTCAACAAAACGCCAATGCAAATAATGCACGAAAGATGGCATATTATCAACGTAAAATGGGAAAGAAACTACTGGAACTCCGCTGATCTTATTCTGCTCCGGCGCAGCTTTAGAATAATCATCCGGAATGGTAGTGAAATCTGTAGAAATATTCATAATTTAAGTATCTACCATTACACAACACTAATCAACTGCGCGAGTAACAAATAAACGCAAACGTTAGCGCAATCTAATTGTTCAAGCAGATCGTGGCACTCAAGCAAAAACAACACTAAGAAACAACGCTAACTGCATAATTTGACGGTCAATATAAAACGTGCGCCCAGAAAAATCTAAACTGGGCGCATTAACTAAAATGTAATTTTTTACTGTACTCTATTTATTTTGTAGCAGCCTCCTCATGAGTTTCAGCAGCCTTAGCTGCCACAGCTGCTTTCTTAGCAGCACGCTCTTGCTTCTTAATTCCTTCAATGAACTCAGCATGCTTTACTGCAGGAAGCCAGCCGGTGTTAACAACCTTAACCTGCCATACCCAAGCCAAGGCAAACAGAATAACAGCAACAATAATCAAGCTTATAGCACCAACGCCTGCACCGAGGTGAGCGAAGTTACCAACAACAGTGCCAACCCAACCAAAGTCAGCATCGCCGAAGGTGGAGTTTGCCAAGCCGAAGGAACCCATAACAGTAAGCAATACTGCTGGAAGGAATGTAATAATTAAACCGTTAATAAAACCACCGAGAATAGCACCACGGCGACCACCGGTTGCATTACCAAACACGCCTGCACCACCACCATCGAAGAAGTGAGGCACCATTCCTGGGAGAATCAATGCCAATCCCCAAGCTGGACCCATCCAAATTGCAATAAGTCCGAGAGCTACAAGACCTCCAACGAAGGAAGACAAGAAGCCAATAAGAGAAGCATTAGCACCGTATGGGAATACGATTGGAATATCCAATGCTGGACGAGCGCCTGGAACGACCTTGTTAGCAATGCCCTGGAATGCAGGAACCAATTCACCTAAAATGATACGAACACCATAAAGGATGACACTAACACCAATTCCAAATTGCAAAGCCTGAGCAAAAGCCGCCATGTAGAAGGCACTATAGTCCGTAGGGTGAGACGCGAAAATCTTGAAGAGTTCCTTTACTGGCAACACAACCGAAGCCCACACTGCGAATACCAAATACAGCACAACCATCAACAAAGTCGTGGAGACCATTGAATCACGCAAGAAGCTCAAACCCTTAGGGAAGTTAATATCTTCAGTAGACTTAGACTTCTTACCAACAGCAGCACCAACAGCACCAGAAACAATGTAGCTTAAAGAGTTAAAGTGACCAATCGAGAGCTTATCGCTACCAGTAATACGGTTCATAAAAGGCTGCGCAAAAGCTGGCAGAACAACCATAACCGTTGCCATAATGACAGAGCCGACAATAACAATAAGCAACTGGTTGCCTGCACCAAAACCAACGGAAAGAACTAGAGCCAAAAGCATAGACATAAACACCATGTGGTGACCAGTCAAGAATATGTACTTCAAAGGAGTAAAGCGTGCAGCAAGAAGCATAAGAACGAAGCTGAGCACAATAATGTATGCAGAAGTAGCACCGTACTGACCTGCAGCCTGAGCAGTAATAACCTCATTCGTAGGTACAACACCATGAGCACCAGTAGACTTCAAAACCAAGTCACCAAATGGAGCAAGTGCACCAACAACAACGCCAGCACCTGCACCCAAAATGAGGTAACCCATAGCAGCTTTTAAGCCGCCTGCAATCACTTGTCCTGCACTACGTTTGAGTGCGATAAGACCGATTGCCGCAATAATACCAATCAAATAAGCCGGCACATTCAAAATCTGCTGACTTATGAAATTTAAAACCTGAACTACAATGTTCATCTTATTTCCTTCTTTTTATTTAGAAAAAGCGAATAGCGCATGAAATAACAGTACGACTATGCCAAAGCAGTAAGCACGTAATCAGCATAATCAAACGTTTATTTGTTACACATAATTTATGCGTAACGCTCAAGCACACCCTTCACCTCTTCAACATCCATGAAATTTTCAATTGTTTCTACAGGAGTGGTAGTGCCCTCAAGCTCTGGAGCAAGCTGAGGAGAAGTGAGCACAAGATCATTCATATTCGCAGTACCTTTTGCACTTCCCGCATCGGAAGTAGTAACTGTAACATCAAGACCTAAGTCTGCTGCCGCAGCCTCAACATTGATTTTTAAAAGTACAGACGTGCCAATGCCGTTTCCGCATACACATAGAATATTCATAAATAACCTCTTTCGTTGAGTTGTATTTTTTTAATTTTGCAAAATTAATTAATTCTTTAGTATTTAACTTTTAAGAATTGCGCGAATTTCTTTAGCGTTTTTTGCTTGTGCAAGTTCTCTAGTCTTCACAGGATTAGACAAAGCTGCAGCAACCGCGGACATAACGCCAATATGCTCATTTTCATCGTGACCTGCAAGACCAATTACTAAAGAGACCGGATCGTTGGCAGTGTTACCAAATTTAACAGGCGTACTTAAGCGAATCCAGCTCAAACCACTTTTTAACACTGCTTCCGACGGGCGCGAATGTGCCAAAGCCAAGCCTGGGGCAATAACAATATACGGGCCCATTTTCTCAACTGTTTCAATCATCTGATTCGTATATTCATCAGTAGTAAAGCCAGACTCCTTCAAAGCATTGCCTGCAAGACAAATAGCATCACGCCAATCCTTCGCTGCAATATCAAGGTTTACTGCAGAATCCGGGAGAAGCTCATCAATATCAGTACTCATATTTTCTCTTTTCTAAGCATGTTAATTATTCTTGATTATTTCTGATTGGTAATCGAATTTTTAATGTTTTTCGTAACGATCATATTTTGAATTACTCCCTTAGCTTATTCTTGCATGATTGAGTGGTAGAACTTTCCAGCTAAAGCATCATGAGCTTTAGCCTTAGCTTCATCAAATGTAGTTTGAGCAAGTTCTGCTCGAACATCGTCCAAAGCAACCGGCGTCATAGAAAGCGAGTTAATACCGAGACCTGTAAGAACAACCGCTAAGTCTGGGTCTGCTGCAGCTTCTCCACACACTCCGACTGGCATAGCATG includes:
- a CDS encoding PTS ascorbate transporter subunit IIC, producing the protein MNIVVQVLNFISQQILNVPAYLIGIIAAIGLIALKRSAGQVIAGGLKAAMGYLILGAGAGVVVGALAPFGDLVLKSTGAHGVVPTNEVITAQAAGQYGATSAYIIVLSFVLMLLAARFTPLKYIFLTGHHMVFMSMLLALVLSVGFGAGNQLLIVIVGSVIMATVMVVLPAFAQPFMNRITGSDKLSIGHFNSLSYIVSGAVGAAVGKKSKSTEDINFPKGLSFLRDSMVSTTLLMVVLYLVFAVWASVVLPVKELFKIFASHPTDYSAFYMAAFAQALQFGIGVSVILYGVRIILGELVPAFQGIANKVVPGARPALDIPIVFPYGANASLIGFLSSFVGGLVALGLIAIWMGPAWGLALILPGMVPHFFDGGGAGVFGNATGGRRGAILGGFINGLIITFLPAVLLTVMGSFGLANSTFGDADFGWVGTVVGNFAHLGAGVGAISLIIVAVILFALAWVWQVKVVNTGWLPAVKHAEFIEGIKKQERAAKKAAVAAKAAETHEEAATK
- a CDS encoding formate--tetrahydrofolate ligase codes for the protein MSILDSYTTTFGLVKKIDAFGYLDYLKQHPEESRKRGKVLLVTADTPLKASRGEGKTTTTIALVDALRERGVDAAAVLRQPSMGITAAGSKGGASGGGKSSLSHPELIDWGLCGEMAAIACAQNLLVSFAEKAVDEGVLDTILVPRVSEVPSRSLRSIAVDFGKGTVPERVVLTPTCELMQIVVLSRSMDEISHRVSSMIAGTKDGKPVKFGEFVDLWRITNILADAVKPAKTETINGSPIYVHCGPFANVSLGIPSLVSVEMACAEHDVVVVEAGYGTDAGAQKWLDIAAREFGAKWPAAAVVVTRATTWRDDETLAWRYPFHVSRLESLNIPTFPLINLWEGEDDQVPELLEQAKSLGFRKPIVGNLFRDGGDGLANQLDDFVSAITDDVETKVPESRRGQALLDRVNLLCAEAYGVPTERVIEKAGFEDSLSAAEDLCANAGVDFNSLALVAVKSPATMTDDDHKPAEERTVTLKKVEVHAGAGVVQVNLTSSLTTPMPKIV
- a CDS encoding alpha/beta hydrolase, with amino-acid sequence MKIINQKIKSIDGSNAQLIGYVLDDNLDSEGLQNRPAILILPGGGFLRVSNREAEPVAMKFAAEGFHTFVLRYSLTPSTYPTQLLEAAEAMSLIRKNAKEWHVDAQKVAIIGFSAGGHVAANLATSVSDEVEEANGYAADDVRPNALMLAYPVISAGKYAHKPTFDRLFGEVSDEKRTELVNKLSLENHVDRKTPPVFVWQTVTDQTVPVENSIMFVNACVEAGVSVEAHLFPKGPHGLALAVKETAKRDENGNVLTEFIQPEVQQWVKLACDWLHRTFA
- the rsmI gene encoding 16S rRNA (cytidine(1402)-2'-O)-methyltransferase; this translates as MCDEEDNLGKVVLAATPIGNMADASARLINLLETADIVAAEDTRRLYDLANRLGVHVSGSVIAYHDHNERNKADGLLDKVEQGSTVLVVSDAGMPTINDPGLAVVRRAIERDLPVTCAPGPSAVLDALALSGLPTDRFCYEGFLPRKSGERQQHLRSLKAERRTIVFYEAPHRIAEAMEDILAVLGSNRPMALCRELTKDFEEIRRGTVQSIHDGVLADPPRGEIVLVIGGASDEEVQSESTDLSIDALAKLSLECADSEGLRIKEAITKVVKEHPFADGSFANRKQVYASCLEHKPDQK
- a CDS encoding PTS sugar transporter subunit IIA, which encodes MSTDIDELLPDSAVNLDIAAKDWRDAICLAGNALKESGFTTDEYTNQMIETVEKMGPYIVIAPGLALAHSRPSEAVLKSGLSWIRLSTPVKFGNTANDPVSLVIGLAGHDENEHIGVMSAVAAALSNPVKTRELAQAKNAKEIRAILKS
- a CDS encoding variant leucine-rich repeat-containing protein, with the protein product MEIKNSYATKTSSPPKPPIILTPYVAIDPATKTEVLWYIAQKIPELRKWIIANPSADAQILEYISQQGGPDVRYSFEVLFSAYDSNE
- a CDS encoding PTS sugar transporter subunit IIB, producing MNILCVCGNGIGTSVLLKINVEAAAADLGLDVTVTTSDAGSAKGTANMNDLVLTSPQLAPELEGTTTPVETIENFMDVEEVKGVLERYA
- a CDS encoding C69 family dipeptidase, encoding MACTTILVGRKASYDGSTLIARNEDSANGEFNPKRLVVVKPEDQPRVYKSVLSHVTVELPDNPMQYTSVPNADLREGIWGEAGVNEANVAMSATETLTSNERVLGADPMVELQKEQGKVGDADYKPEVPGGIGEEDFLTLVLPYIRSAREGVERLGALLEKYGTYEMNGVAFSDVNEIWWFETVGGHHWIAKRVPDEAYVVMPNQLGIDEFDLDDAFDLQEEHMCSADLLEFIEENHLDLSVENASPFNPRDAFGSHSDADHVYNTPRAWFMERFLNPYDEVWDGKDADHRPDSNDIPWARQPERKVTVEDIKYVLSSHYQGTEYDPYGNLGDEHTRHMLRPIGINRQSELAVMQIRPYMPEAMRAIQWITYGSNPFNSLIPFYPNVNRTPKYLEDTTTRVTSENFYWENRIIAALADAAFNDTANAIERYQEVVGSLGHAMVKSTDAAVADLLGVDLADYEPEREGDEGEDYDDLVRDPEAIIAELRNDKVREALAEANDDMAAKLKKETDSLLDTVLYITSMRMKNGFNRSDH
- a CDS encoding YbhB/YbcL family Raf kinase inhibitor-like protein, which translates into the protein MNISTDFTTIPDDYSKAAPEQNKISGVPVVSFPFYVDNMPSFVHYLHWRFVDDDAIPVCGFEWIHWTAANVPVEALMFDFNDSHALQIPEDFSRTMTSMIPEALQGRNSQASRFIGCNDSAITMRYNGPQPPDKDHEYMFEVFGTEKPLPNLKPGFYMNELLREVRNVTSGVDAGGMFLTGKA